In Triticum aestivum cultivar Chinese Spring chromosome 5B, IWGSC CS RefSeq v2.1, whole genome shotgun sequence, the following proteins share a genomic window:
- the LOC123113782 gene encoding uncharacterized protein, producing MRPMAVLLELVALPSSFPSISSPIETKSVPPPKARVRVSEAAAALFPMPIAMDTGGAPEPDEESVVFPRWAMLDRRGRTRCHNGLNAARVAANKNKTAVPVHMDGGPSCYVTFTLAAPQKGISCLNLHLPEEPPLTPATPPAYAYVRATDKDLVLFDITNPSRSCYWDPPSDLFVYTAGGPSPSVQPLPMYTKERERPFLMDNLTTGILRLAEDRYIVADLNVYPKRKGNAMRAELCVFNSETRKWKIIRKLDPGNGGQFPELWSTDNVLAFDGRFLCWIDYFSGVLLCDFSTSTPDSLALRFVPFPGENNFSDEVRVERYSPERFRSVSITQGMMRFVHIDNDYHDSLHGAWQWLKLPERKRKVQQHQPCKKITIWTLNPKFEWEQHCVINLHYLWAQPGYKALDIHQCLPEFPIMTVDDPDVLCCLLREEDYGKGWMIMVDNHAHLRSCTPESESLGVEAHDNRFPDIPLLPTVFCKYLESPTGVAWIEHKKRKRKLKSAKVKAWNLVTGVEHFGDAQIKDVMKMVY from the exons ATGAGACCGATGGCTGTgctacttgagcttgtcgcccttccTTCCTCCTTCCCGTCCATCAGTTCCCCCATCGAAACAAAATCAGTCCCCCCACCaaaagctagggttagggttagcgaggcggcggcggctttatTCCCGATGCCGATCGCCATGGACACCGGAGGCGCGCCGGAGCCGGATGAGGAGTCCGTCGTCTTCCCCAGATGGGCGATGCTGGATCGCAGAGGCCGCACCCGCTGCCacaacggcctaaacgctgcccgtgtggctgccaacaagaacaagaccGCCGTTCCAGTCCACATGGACGGCGGCCCCTCCTGCTACGTGACCTTCACCCTCGCGGCTCCTCAAAAAGGGATCTCCTGCCTCAACCTCCACTTGCCGGAGGAACCTCCACTTACCCCAGCCACCCCGCCCGCCTATGCCTACGTCCGGGCAACCGACAAGGACCTCGTCCTTTTCGACATCACCAACCCGAGCCGGTCTTGCTACTGGGACCCCCCGTCAGATCTGTTCGTCTACACGGCCGGCGGTCCTTCCCCCTCGGTGCAGCCGCTCCCTATGTACACCAAGGAGAGGGAGAGGCCGTTCCTGATGGACAACCTCACCACAGGCATCCTGCGGCTCGCGGAGGACCGCTACATCGTTGCCGACCTCAATGTCTACCCCAAAAGAAAGGGCAATGCCATGCGTGCCGAACTCTGCGTCTTCAACTCCGAGACTAGAAAGTGGAAAATCATCCGCAAATTGGACCCAGGCAATGGCGGACAGTTCCCCGAACTCTGGTCAACCGATAATGTGCTCGCCTTTGATGGCCGTTTCCTGTGCTGGATTGACTACTTCAGCGGTGTCCTGCTATGTGACTTCTCCACGTCCACTCCAGACTCCTTGGCGCTCCGCTTCGTGCCTTTCCCTGGAGAAAATAACTTCTCTGATGAGGTACGTGTTGAAAGGTACTCCCCGGAGAGGTTCCGAAGTGTGTCCATCACCCAAGGCATGATGCGCTTTGTCCACATTGACAATGACTACCATGACAGTCTCCATGGTGCCTGGCAATGGCTTAAGCTTCCTGAGAGAAAAAGGAAAGTGCAGCAGCATCAGCCTTGCAAGAAAATCACCATTTGGACTTTGAACCCCAAGTTTGAGTGGGAGCAGCATTGTGTGATCAACCTGCATTATCTTTGGGCGCAACCTGGTTACAAAGCCCTTGACATACATCAGTGTCTCCCCGAGTTCCCGATCATGACCGTGGATGACCCGGATGTTCTGTGCTGCCTGTTAAGGGAAGAGGATTATGGCAAGGGCtggatgatcatggttgacaaCCATGCGCATCTGCGGTCATGTACTCCTGAGTCCGAGTCTCTGGGCGTGGAAGCTCATGATAACCGGTTTCCTGATATCCCCCTACTTCCAACTGTCTTCTGCAAATACCTTGAAAGCCCAACAG GGGTGGCTTGGATTGAGCATAAAAAGCGTAAGCGTAAGCTGAAGTCTGCAAAGGTAAAGGCCTGGAATCTGGTGACTGGTGTTGAACACTTTGGCGACGCTCAAATCAAAG ATGTGATGAAGATGGTGTACTGA